In the genome of Gordonia rubripertincta, one region contains:
- a CDS encoding HNH endonuclease signature motif containing protein has protein sequence MFDGADPASLSDSALECRVLGHAAQITALTAEFLSLVAELDERESWKGPGVHSLAHWLSWKAGIAQRTAHEQVRVAKALRELPVIRQAFGEGRLTYSKVRALTRVATPLRDQELVNLALSCTASQVERAVRAMRQIGRGHSDDGEPVPPAESWGRWKWNLDGSLSVSLTLAPLDGARFLAGAVRAEYERTRTAADADLPSVPRNTPSELETESGEQDSEVKPANRRDLWRNVPSNLAPAMVAMADMVHEGIPMPDLAPGAEILIHAGDGVEHSHLDDGPALSDAELEEAHCGAAVREVLSTRVPGKPGKLALLGLGRKNRTPNKALVRALFLRDRCCQMPGCERTRHLHAHHVVFWSAGGETELDNLILLCGSCHRALHRGEFSITGHDSQRFSFYMPGGSVIEVSPSTRAPGLWQPDGRIAADATVPVGGGKLDLAYATEVIYAVWEWKERNARRESAAA, from the coding sequence ATGTTCGATGGCGCGGACCCGGCGTCTCTGTCAGATTCGGCATTGGAATGCAGAGTGCTGGGTCATGCCGCGCAGATCACCGCGCTCACGGCCGAGTTCTTGTCTCTGGTAGCGGAATTGGATGAGCGGGAGTCGTGGAAGGGGCCGGGTGTTCATTCGCTCGCACACTGGTTGTCGTGGAAGGCGGGCATTGCGCAGCGGACGGCTCATGAGCAGGTGCGGGTGGCCAAGGCGCTACGCGAGTTGCCGGTGATCCGGCAGGCGTTCGGTGAGGGCCGGTTGACGTATTCGAAGGTGCGGGCTCTAACTCGGGTGGCGACTCCGTTGCGGGACCAGGAGTTGGTGAATCTGGCGTTGTCGTGCACGGCGTCGCAGGTGGAGAGGGCGGTGCGGGCGATGCGTCAGATCGGCCGCGGACACAGTGACGACGGCGAACCGGTGCCGCCGGCGGAGTCGTGGGGTCGGTGGAAGTGGAATCTGGACGGTTCGTTGTCGGTGTCATTGACGCTGGCGCCCTTGGACGGTGCGCGTTTCCTCGCCGGGGCGGTGCGTGCGGAGTATGAACGCACGCGCACGGCTGCGGATGCGGACTTGCCAAGTGTTCCGCGGAACACTCCGAGTGAGTTGGAGACCGAGTCCGGCGAGCAGGATTCGGAGGTGAAGCCGGCGAATCGTCGGGATCTGTGGCGGAACGTGCCGTCGAATCTGGCGCCGGCGATGGTGGCCATGGCGGACATGGTGCACGAGGGGATCCCGATGCCCGATCTTGCGCCGGGTGCGGAGATCTTGATCCATGCCGGTGATGGGGTGGAGCACTCACATCTCGATGACGGACCGGCCCTCTCGGATGCCGAGTTGGAGGAGGCCCATTGTGGCGCTGCGGTCCGAGAGGTGTTGTCCACCAGAGTTCCTGGGAAGCCGGGGAAGTTGGCGTTGCTGGGATTGGGGCGTAAGAACCGAACCCCGAACAAGGCGCTGGTCAGGGCGTTGTTCCTGAGAGACCGGTGCTGTCAGATGCCCGGATGTGAACGCACACGACATCTGCACGCCCATCACGTGGTGTTCTGGTCGGCTGGCGGGGAGACCGAGTTGGACAATCTGATTTTGTTGTGCGGAAGCTGTCACCGTGCGTTGCATCGGGGTGAGTTCAGTATCACCGGTCATGACTCGCAACGGTTTTCGTTCTACATGCCAGGTGGTTCAGTGATCGAGGTGAGCCCATCGACACGCGCTCCAGGCCTGTGGCAGCCGGACGGGCGGATCGCGGCGGATGCGACGGTGCCCGTGGGTGGCGGCAAGCTCGACCTCGCGTATGCGACCGAGGTGATCTACGCGGTGTGGGAATGGAAGGAACGCAACGCAAGGAGGGAGTCGGCAGCGGCCTGA
- the mutM gene encoding bifunctional DNA-formamidopyrimidine glycosylase/DNA-(apurinic or apyrimidinic site) lyase: MPELPEVETVRMGLEKHLTGRFLTSVEVLHPRAARRHVGGEPDLIGRLAGKRVTGVRRRGKYMWIDVADDTDRAALVVHLGMSGQMLIARDGAPDHTHLRIRATLDDDNELRFVDQRTFGGWHLDDYAVSDDAADIPVSVAHIAPDPFDPAFDAAAVVTRMRSKHSEIKRVLLDQTVISGVGNIYADEALWRARLHGARIAETISRKKLLELIDAATAVMTEAVEVGGTSFDALYVNVNGQSGYFERSLNAYGREGQPCRRCGAIMRRESFMNRSSYFCPKCQRPPRRGIGKGR; this comes from the coding sequence ATGCCTGAACTACCCGAGGTCGAGACCGTCCGGATGGGTCTCGAGAAGCATCTGACCGGGCGGTTCCTGACCTCGGTCGAGGTGCTCCATCCCCGTGCCGCCCGCCGGCACGTCGGCGGCGAACCCGATCTGATCGGTCGCCTGGCGGGCAAACGCGTCACCGGGGTGCGCCGCCGCGGCAAGTACATGTGGATCGACGTCGCCGACGACACCGACCGTGCCGCGCTCGTCGTGCATCTCGGCATGAGCGGGCAGATGCTGATCGCCCGCGACGGCGCGCCCGACCACACCCACCTCCGCATCCGCGCGACGCTCGACGACGACAACGAGCTGCGTTTCGTCGACCAACGCACCTTCGGCGGCTGGCATCTCGACGACTACGCGGTCTCCGACGACGCCGCCGACATCCCGGTGTCGGTGGCGCACATCGCCCCCGACCCGTTCGACCCGGCCTTCGACGCGGCCGCCGTCGTGACCCGCATGCGCAGTAAGCACTCCGAGATCAAGCGGGTCCTGCTCGACCAGACGGTCATCTCCGGCGTCGGCAACATCTACGCCGACGAGGCGCTGTGGCGCGCTCGGCTGCACGGTGCGCGCATCGCCGAGACGATCTCGCGCAAGAAACTGCTCGAACTGATCGACGCGGCCACCGCGGTGATGACCGAGGCCGTCGAGGTCGGGGGCACGTCGTTCGACGCGCTGTACGTCAACGTCAACGGTCAGTCGGGCTACTTCGAGCGGTCGCTCAATGCCTACGGACGCGAAGGACAGCCGTGCCGTCGCTGCGGGGCCATCATGCGCCGGGAATCGTTCATGAACCGCAGTTCGTATTTCTGCCCGAAGTGTCAGAGGCCGCCGAGGCGGGGGATTGGCAAGGGTCGCTGA
- the rnc gene encoding ribonuclease III, which yields MTEATREAGRRAALLAALDTDIPEDLLTLALTHRSYAYEHGGLPTNERLEFLGDSVLGVVITERLYLHFPDRPEGELAKIRASVVNMHALADVARGLGDEGGLGKYLYLGRGEEMTGGRDKDSILADGLESLFGAVFLSHGLETSQRIILRLFDERIEKAGQLGAGLDWKTSLQELSSERGYGPPQYQISSTGPDHNKEFTAIAMIAGENLGEGVGRTKKEAEQQAAAHAWKALTERASASSEPAS from the coding sequence GTGACTGAGGCCACCCGCGAGGCCGGTCGGCGTGCCGCGCTGCTCGCCGCGCTCGACACCGACATCCCCGAAGACCTTCTGACGCTGGCACTCACGCACCGCTCATATGCCTACGAACACGGGGGTCTGCCGACCAACGAGCGCCTCGAGTTCCTCGGCGACTCCGTTCTCGGCGTGGTGATCACCGAGCGCCTGTACCTTCATTTCCCGGATCGTCCCGAGGGCGAACTCGCGAAGATCCGCGCGAGCGTGGTCAACATGCACGCGCTCGCCGACGTGGCCCGCGGCCTCGGCGACGAGGGCGGCCTGGGCAAGTACCTGTATCTCGGTCGCGGCGAGGAGATGACCGGCGGTCGAGACAAGGACTCGATCCTCGCCGACGGTCTCGAATCACTCTTCGGCGCCGTGTTTCTCAGCCACGGCCTGGAGACCTCGCAGCGGATCATCCTGCGTCTCTTCGACGAACGCATCGAGAAGGCCGGGCAGCTCGGCGCCGGCCTGGACTGGAAGACCTCGCTGCAGGAGCTGAGCTCCGAACGCGGCTACGGCCCACCGCAGTACCAGATCTCGTCCACCGGCCCGGACCACAACAAGGAGTTCACCGCGATCGCGATGATCGCGGGAGAGAACCTCGGCGAGGGTGTCGGCCGCACCAAGAAAGAGGCCGAGCAGCAGGCGGCGGCCCACGCGTGGAAGGCTCTCACCGAACGCGCCTCTGCGTCGTCCGAGCCCGCGTCCTGA
- a CDS encoding YceD family protein, whose translation MIRDRQRMVQFVSDHAVTSEASHGPGSAPRRDPFVLDVRSLGRRPGTMSEVHKTVTTPDKLGVEMIGIPAGSDVDLDLRLESVSEGILVTGTACGETEGQCSRCLEPVDGTVTVFLTELFAYPDSVTEQTTEEDDVHRIVDDRIDLEQSIIDAVALELPMSPLCSEDCPGLCQVCGIRLAVAEPGHAHELIDPRWAGLANKFSELSDGETAAEPDTQERRD comes from the coding sequence ATGATTCGTGATCGCCAGCGTATGGTGCAGTTTGTGTCTGATCATGCTGTGACATCAGAAGCGTCGCACGGTCCCGGTTCGGCGCCGCGGCGCGACCCCTTCGTCCTCGACGTCCGGTCGCTGGGTCGGCGCCCGGGCACCATGTCCGAGGTGCACAAGACGGTGACGACCCCCGACAAGCTCGGGGTCGAGATGATCGGTATCCCGGCCGGCTCGGACGTCGACCTCGATCTCCGGCTCGAGTCGGTGAGCGAGGGAATCCTGGTGACCGGCACCGCGTGCGGTGAGACCGAGGGTCAGTGCTCGCGTTGCCTCGAACCGGTCGACGGCACGGTGACGGTGTTCCTCACCGAACTGTTCGCGTACCCCGACAGTGTGACCGAGCAGACCACCGAGGAAGACGACGTGCACCGCATCGTCGACGACCGGATCGACCTCGAGCAGTCGATCATCGACGCGGTCGCGCTGGAACTGCCGATGTCGCCGCTGTGTTCGGAGGACTGCCCGGGGTTGTGCCAGGTGTGCGGCATCCGGCTGGCGGTCGCCGAACCGGGTCATGCGCACGAACTGATCGACCCCCGCTGGGCCGGTCTCGCGAACAAGTTCTCGGAACTCTCCGACGGCGAGACGGCCGCCGAGCCCGACACACAGGAACGTCGTGACTGA